One genomic window of Cannabis sativa cultivar Pink pepper isolate KNU-18-1 chromosome 2, ASM2916894v1, whole genome shotgun sequence includes the following:
- the LOC133035106 gene encoding uncharacterized protein LOC133035106 gives MMRTKRRAVSDDDYINWKKVKIMLTEAMELIDTSIEKIRKKLDENNDEEWTQVDQMIASITVNKLFSENIGPKVWNYLSRSLCNKYDCVLKERILGKVIPSLEGKKNDKSLVKEILEEWALFEIYLNNVQIMFKPADELGRLPTVSPILPWSLRARSKHNFCIRVWGKFSCEIDHLLNEMNDSSERLHEDSIKFVLFYYEMGQATTATDIHTNRSLGILKRKMIL, from the exons atgatgAGGACTAAGAGGAGGGCGGTGAGTGACGATGATTATATCAATTGGAAGAAGGTGAAGATTATGTTAACTGAGGCAATGGAATTAATAGATACGTcaattgagaaaataaggaaGAAGCTTGACGAAAATAATGACGAAGAATGGACTCAAGTGGACCAAATGATTGCATCCAT AACCGTCAACAAATTGTTCTCGGAAAATATTGGTCCCAAAGTATGGAATTATTTGTCGAGATCCCTTTGTAACAAATATGATTGTGTCTTGAAAGAAAGGATTTTAGGAAAG GTGATTCCTTCGTTGGAGGGTAAGAAAAATGACAAGTCTTTGGTGAAAGAAATTTTGGAAGAATGGGCATTGTTTGAGATTTACTTAAATAATGTACAGATAATGTTTAAACCTGCGGATGAACTTGGACGATTACCTACAGTGTCACCAATTCTTCCTTGGTCATTACGTGCACGCTCAAAACATAACTTTTGTATAAGG GTCTGGGGAAAATTCAGTTGCGAAATCGATCATTTGCTAAATGAAATG AATGATTCATCTGAGAGACTACATGAGGATTCAATCAAATTTGTTCTTTTCTATTATGAAATGGGGCAAGCAACAACAGCGACAGATATACATACGAACAGAAGTTTAGGTATATTAAAGAGAAAGATGATACTGTAA